The nucleotide window GTGCGCTATATAGGCTGCTCCAATTTTGATGGATGGCAGCTTTCAGAGGCGATGTGGACGTCGCATGCCAACAACCTGAACAGCTTTATTACGGTTCAACCGAGATACAATCTTTTCGAACGGCAGATTGAGCGGGAACTGGTGCCCTGCTGCAAAGCACACGGCGTGGGCATCATCCCCTGGGGGCCTCTGGCCGGAGGATTTCTGACAGGAAAATACAAGCGTGACGAAAAGCCAAAAGCTCCTGCCGAAGGGGAACCTGAACTGAAGGCATACAGCGAGCTGTACCACGGTGTCATAACAGATACGAATTGGGACAGGCTTGAAAAACTGCAGGCGTTTTCGAAGGCGCGGGGCCACACGGTCAGTGAACTGGCTATCGCGTGGTTGCTCGCACACCCGTGGGTGCCGTCAGTGATTGCGGGCGCAACAAGAACCGAGCAGCTGGATATGAACTTGAAAGGCGCTAACTGGAAATTGATTGCGGAAGACGTAGCTGAGATAGAAAAGATATAGACAACCGATTCGGCTTCAAGCGTATTCTCACGCGTGCCCGCAAGAATTTCAAATATCAAATGTTCCAAACCAGGGGCCGCAGTTCAGTTCGGTTTGGATTTCGGTGATTTGGTATTGTTTAGATATTGGAAATTAGGATTTAGAATTTTCTCGCCGCTGTATCTCGCTAGCCGTGACGGTTTTCTTTGACCCATGGCATCAGGAGTCGTTCGGCAAGGGCCACTGCCCCGAAGAGAAGAATACCCAGTACGCTCAGCGCAACCAGCGATGCCCACGCCAGCGGGCTGTTTATCTGGGAGTTTGCTACCATGAGCAGATTCCCGAGGCCCTCGGTAGATCCCACGAATTCCCCTATGACGCCTCCTATCACGGCCAGCGTCACAGCGACTTTGGCGCCTGAAAATACGAAAGGCAGCGCAGCGGGAAACTGGATCTTCATGAAGATCTGAAGTCTTGATGCGCGAAGAGCGCGGGCGAGATCGAGCAATTCTTCCGGTGTCGACCGTAACCCTGCAGCCGTGTCCACAACGACCGGGAAGAACGCAACCAGGAAGGCAACTGCCAGTTTCGACTCTAACCCTGTTCCGAGCCAGACAAGTATGATGGGTGCCACAGCGACCTTGGGTATAGACTGGGTGGCGACGATAAGCGGATAGAAGGTGAGGTTCAGAATCTGAGAGCTTGTCAGCGCCACGGCGATTGGAATCCCGAGCGCCATGGCAAGCAGAAAACCGTAAAGACATTCCTTGAAGGTAACCCAGCCCTCCGACAATAGCAGTTTATACTGGTTTACCATTGAATGAACCACGAGAGACGGCCCCGGCAGCACCACTGTAGAAACTGAGAACTGCGTTACGTACAACTGCCAGATTCCTACTACCAGGACGATGCCCGCGGCGGGGAAGAAAATCCTCGAAAGATGCTGACTGTTCATCGCGTCAGTCTCCGCGGACCAAACATGCGCCGTCCGTAACACCA belongs to Syntrophorhabdales bacterium and includes:
- a CDS encoding ABC transporter permease; translated protein: MNSQHLSRIFFPAAGIVLVVGIWQLYVTQFSVSTVVLPGPSLVVHSMVNQYKLLLSEGWVTFKECLYGFLLAMALGIPIAVALTSSQILNLTFYPLIVATQSIPKVAVAPIILVWLGTGLESKLAVAFLVAFFPVVVDTAAGLRSTPEELLDLARALRASRLQIFMKIQFPAALPFVFSGAKVAVTLAVIGGVIGEFVGSTEGLGNLLMVANSQINSPLAWASLVALSVLGILLFGAVALAERLLMPWVKENRHG
- a CDS encoding aldo/keto reductase produces the protein MEYRNLGKSGLKVSVLGLGANNFGWWLDEQRSTVVLNHALDLGINYLDTADWYDMGKSEAYIGRTLKGRRSEVIIATKYGQPMGEGPNDRGGSRWYIMRAVEASLKRLQTDYIDLYQMHWPDPTTPIEETLRTLDDIVKSGKVRYIGCSNFDGWQLSEAMWTSHANNLNSFITVQPRYNLFERQIERELVPCCKAHGVGIIPWGPLAGGFLTGKYKRDEKPKAPAEGEPELKAYSELYHGVITDTNWDRLEKLQAFSKARGHTVSELAIAWLLAHPWVPSVIAGATRTEQLDMNLKGANWKLIAEDVAEIEKI